In Coffea arabica cultivar ET-39 chromosome 9e, Coffea Arabica ET-39 HiFi, whole genome shotgun sequence, the genomic window aatcgatcttgattaaattaaattaaattatagaagTCCATTATGTTTTGGACTGGCAAATTGGGCCAatgttatatgggctattaaatcaaattaaattcatAGTGTCCATTTAAGTTAGAGTGAATTGATTGCTTTATTAATTCACCATGGACCCTTTGGGTTGGCCCACTAGTTAAGCCCAAATTAAATAGGTTTCTTGAGTTACAAGTTACCCAAAATGCAGGAAGATTTCCGGAGGATTTTTTTGAAAACTTAGCCtacatattttggctataaatagAGGTTTTCTCTCAAGGCAAAGATATAGAGAAAAATCCCTAACATTCGCagaaactctgtcaaattcTTTCAAGAGCTTTTCCTTCTATCCAAGTTCAAATCAAGTCAAACAAATCCTCTTGTCATTGGTGTTGAAGACTTAAGAGTTCCAAGTGTTCAACGTCATCATCAAGTCAATCGTTTTCTACGCAGAAATTGTAGGAAACACCCTTTCGATTGGAGAACAAGCCTTTCGACCCTTCAATTGAAGCTATTCGAAGAGAAGAATCaggggattaatttctttgattcaagaagtttcagagattgtaacccgcttattatttgatttaataaatttgatatttgtgcaagttttcttgtcttttattttaggcAACAAAATTTGTACTTACAAATTTTTGACACGCCCAGTGGGACCATCTCTGCCTCTCAtctcttttcttccaacaacTTACCAGTTTCAAAATTCAATGGAGTTCAAGAAGGTGAACTTTTCTCTTGAAGGCTTAGTGGCCGATGTCTCAACAATTCAAGAGACGCAGTATACTGCACCTCTGACAAGGAGCAAGGCCAAGAAGTTAGCAGAAAGAGCTAAGGCGAACGTTTTGACTGAAGAAACAAACCTCAAGATGCTTCCCAACAAGAAAGGAGCTCATGATGAATCCATTGATAGCCCAAGTGATTTGGCTGCCTCTGTGGTGATGCCCGTCATGATGACCAATACCACAACTGTGGAAGACCAGATTTCGAATCTAGCCAAAATTGTCGAAGGGCTAGTAGTGCATGCTCAAAGTCAAGATGCCAAAATAGTCAAATTAATGGATATGGTGAAAAATATAGGCGAAAATAGTCTTAGTATGTCCAAatagaaattcaaagtgcaagatgAAGGGGATTCGTCATCAagggagaaggaaaaagaggatGCGAAGTCACAAGCCGCGAAGGAATTTTCAATCTCCCTTGATGGCACCATTCATGTTGATAATCTGAAGGAATTTATCGAAGACACAATCAATGATAAGATTGGTGGAAGCGCCAAGTCATATAGCGGTTACACTAAACCTTACACCGCTAGAGTGGAAGGTTTGAAGATGCCTGTAGGATATCAacctccaaaatttcaacaatttgatGGCAAGGGCAACCCTAAACAACATATTGCACATTTCGTGGAAACTTGCAACAATGCGGGCACTGATGGTGACTTGCTCGTTAAGCAATTTGTTCGCTCTTTGAAGGGTAATGCCTTTGATTGGTATACAGATCTGGAGTCTGGAACCATTGACAGTTGGGAGCAGTTAGAGCATGAATTTCTTAGTCGCTTCTATAGCACAAAGAGAACTGTCAGTATGACTGAACTCTCTAATACACGTCAATGGAAGAATGAACCTGTCATTGATTTCATCGACCGTTGGAGGAATCTAAACTTAAATTGCAAAGATCAAATTTCTGAATCTTCTGCGATCGAGATGTGTATTCAAGGTATGCACTGGGGACTCAGATACATCTTACAAGGTGTACAACCAGAAATATTTGACGAATTATCCACAAAAGCCCATAAATTGAAAATTAATCTTGATGGACAAGAACCGCCAATCCCTGACCCTCACAAGGCTAAAGAGAGACAAGAAGCGAGGAAAGGGGGCAAGCCACCattcaaaaatgaaaagaaagaggTTATGGCTACAAGTATAACACCTTTTAAGGTCGTTTCCAAAATGGCCAGGAGAGAAGACAGGAAGAGCAATGCACATCAAGAGTaaggaaagaggaaaccgaCTCTCAAGGGGATGCAAGGCAAAGAGTACCCTTTTCTTGATTCTGATGTCCCTGGTATGTTTGACGATCTGTTAAATATAAACTTGATCACGCTTCCTGAGATGAAACGACCTGATGAGGCCAGGAACACTGACGATCCAAACTACTGTAAGTATCACCGATTGGTTGGGCATCCCATTCAAAAATGCTTTGTCTTCAAAGACAAAGTAATGGAGTTGGCGAGACAAGGAAAAATTCTCCTTGAAGAAGACAAGGTGAGTGTAAATCAAACGTCCATTGATTCCCTGCAGTCCATGGAGGATAAAAGGGTCATGGTACCTGTATTGCCAATAATTCAATTTGGATCACTTGACCCTATAGAAATCAAACAAGAATGTGCTCTTTCAACTCTTCAGGAACATGTATATGAAGATGAAAAGGCGCTACAGCCTAATGTGGATGATGAAGGATGGACTCTAGTCACGCGAAAGTCTTGTCCATCTAGTAAGGCGAGCAAGGTCTTAACAAGAAGTATGGtgatttggaaggaaaaagagaaggtACTCTTCTTCTAATGACTGTCGTAATCTTCAAGGAGGTCGAATCTTCAAGCAAAAGTCGCGAACTCCTATCACTTTAAAAGAGTTTTTGCCAAAAGAATTCTTTGATGTTGATGTGGTCGCAAGTCACACAACGCGAGTAGATCAtatcgaggaacaaaaaaataatactcGCGAATCTCTCTGTGAGATAGCCCGTGCGTCCACCGGCAATGAAAAAGGTCGTGTGCCTACCAGCAATGAAGAGGTGAACGTCACAAGTATCACTTTTACTAGTGAAGACTTGTTGCTTGGGTCAACACCGCATAACCGTCCTTTGTTTGTGACTGGTTATGCAAAGGAGCAAAAAGTGAATAGAATGTTGATAGATGGAGGTTCCGCAGTCAATATTCTTCCTTTAAAAACTCTGAAGGAGCTTGGTATCCCGATTGATGAACTCTCCAATAACCGACTGATGATTCAAGGCTTCAATCAAGGAGGGCAAAGAGCTCTTGGATCACTAAATTTGGAGATAATCATTGATGACATGACGTCCAGAGCACTGTTGTATGTGATAGATGCTAAAACAACATACAATGTACTGTTGGGAAGGCCATGGATTCatgaaaatggagttgtaccttcAACTCTTCATCAATGTTTCAAGTATTGTCAAAACGGGGTGGCAAGAAGTGTGAAAGCTGATGATAATCCTTTCACTGAGACGGAAGCGTATATTGCTGAtgccaaattttacatcaaaaggCACAATGTGAAGGATAAGTCTGACCAACCTCTATCTACGGATAAAACCCAGAACCCCGAATCTCCAAGTGCAAAAGGGGAAAAAGTGATAATTTAGAAGTCaaaagaggaaattcatgaagaaGCTGATATTTCATTGCTAAACAATGAATCAGTTGTCTTTCGCTGTCCTTTCAAGTCAAGAATGGAACAAGGACAGTCACCTGCAATTCAGCATGAAATTCTAAAAGGTTTGACTCTTTCGGTAGCTCATTTTGATACAAAGAAGACATCATCTCCTCCATTTAAAAGGTCTAACTTTTTAAGCAAAGAATCTGAAAGCAACCAAGACACCATACCAAAGTCAAGAACCAAAGAAGGTTTTGATCCTATTGCGTATAAGCTTCTCACTAAGGTTGGATACGATTTCAAAGAATCTGCGGTGTTAAATGTTCCACCTTCTCAATCTACTGGTGACATGCTTCACGGGTTGAATCCTACCCAAAAAATGTTGAAGGAAAAAGGATATGCCGTTGAAAATCCTAAATTTGGTCTTGGCTATTCCTCTCGTACACCAATCCGCATCAAGATCAATAGAGTTAGTAGCCAATATATTGCTGTGAAGGATGAATCTTCTCGAATAGTTGGTAAATTTCAAGCTTTTCACGaaaaagagaataaaactcCACGGGTATCTGTTTTTAAGAGATTAGGACCACAAATAAGACAAAAGCCTCAAAACTCTCATAAGAGTAAAGAAAAAATGGTAAAGTCATTGCAAAATCTTGAAGAACCTTCCAATTGTCCTCATAAATTTGGTAGCATCATTCTTTCGAGAATGAGAAGATGCACAGATCTTGTAATAAAGTGTGGGACTGAATTGAGGGTCAGGAAGCATACCGTAGTGTACACAAGACCAAAAGAGGATGATGAAGAGAGTGTTGCTTCATGCAATTATATAACCATAATTGACGGTGACTCgcctgaagaagaagaatatgcTGAAGACACTCCACCTGAATTGGAGGAAGGTGTTAAGGCCACTGTGGATGATCTAAAGAAAATCAATCTTGGTACTTCAAAGgacccacgtccaatatatgtAAGTGCTTCACTGAGTCCTGACGAACAGAAGGCATATATTGAACTCTTGCGGGAGTATCAAGATGTTTTTGCATGGACTTATAAAGAAATGCCGAGTTTAGACCCAAAAGTGGCCGTCCATCATTTGGCTGTGAAAAAGGGAGTTCGACCTGTAAAGCAAGAACAACGGCAATTTAGACCAGATTTGATCCCGTTGATCGAAATTGAAGTCAATAAACTCATTGAAGCCGAATTTATTCGTGAAATTAAATATTCCACATGGATTTCGAGTATCGTGCCTGTGCGAAAGAAGAATGGACAAATCCGCATCTGTGTCGATTTCAGGGATGTTAACAAAACTTGTCCCAAAGATGACTTCCCTTTACCAATCACTGAGCTCATGATTGATGCAACTACAGGGCATGAGGTTCTATCATTTATGGATGACTCTTCTGGATATAATCAAATTCGATTGGCATCTGAGGATGAAGAGCTCACTGCATTTCATACTCCTAAGAGCATTTATTGTTATAAAGTGATGCCCTTTGGTCTCAAAAATGCTGGAGCCACATATCAAAGAGTAATGCAAAGTATCTTTGACGACATGCTTCATAAAAATATCGAGTGTTATGTGGATGATTTAGTTGTGAAGTCAAAGAAAAGAAGTAATCACTTGGAGGATTTGAGACAAGTTTTCGATCGGTTGAGAAGGTATCAACTCAAAATGAACCCTCTCAAGTGTGCATTTGGAGTCACGTCGggaaaatttcttgattttgtggttCGCCATCGAGGCATTGAAATTGATCAGGCCAAAATTGATGCTATATTGAGGATGCCTGAATCTCGTGACATTCATGAATTGAAAAGTCTTCAAGGGCGATTAGCTTATCTGAGGagatttatctaaaatttagcAGGAAGGTGTCAACCATTTAGTCGCTTGATGAAGAAAGATGTGTCATTTCAATGGGATGAGGCATGTAGTAATGCATTCAATAGCATTAAGTCTTATCTTATGAAAGCACCTGTGTTGGCTGCACCTATTCATGGAAAGCCATTACTCCTTTATATTGCTGGCCAAGAACGGTCGGTAGGGGCATTGCTCGCTCAACAAAACAATGAAGGGAAGGATGTTGCCCTTTATTATTTAAGCAGAATGATGACCCCCAACGAACTAAACTACTCGCTAATTGAAAAGTTGTGTTTAGCCCTTATTTTTGCAATACAGAAGTTAAAACACTACTTTCAATCGCATAGTGTGAAGCTCATTTTCAGGGCGAATCCCATAAAATATGTGATGAGCAGACCAGTGCTGTCCGACCGTCTAGCTAGATGGTATCTTCAACTACAacagtttgaaattatttatgtgCTTCAAAAAGCTGTGAAAGGACAAGTTCTGACAGATTTTCTTGCTGATCACCCGATACCTGCTGAATGGGAACTAAGTGATGACCTACCAGATGAGAATGTACTCCTTATTGAGATTCGTCCACCATGGAAGATGTATTTTGATGGTGTGACTCATCGTCATGGAGTTGGAGCAAGGATTGTATTCGTGACTCTTGATGGAGGGATATTGCTATACTCTTTTACTCTAAGTCAACATTGTTCAAACAATGTCGCTGAGTACCAAACTCTCATACTCGGACTTGAAATAGCTGTTGACATGGAACAGTTGGACATTCAATTCTATGGTGACTTTCAATTAGTGATTAACCAACTCTTGAAAAGTTATGAAGTCAAAAAGTTCGAGTTAATTTCGTATCACAAATATGCAACGCGACTAATGAAGCGGCTTGGAGGTGCAAGTATTAAGCATGTTCCTAGAAGAAAAAATAAGCAAGCTGATGCATTAGCTGCGCTAGCCTCTCACTTACCATGCCGAATCATGAGATACAAGTTCGGTATGCCAAAAGTAGTTAGTTTCATCActaattgatgatgaagatatTGAAGGAGGCGACACTCATGTGGTCTCAACCTATGAAATTGACAAAGAAGATTGGAGACAACCCCTCGTTGATTATCTCAAGTATCAAAAACTACCTGAGGAGCAACGTAGGAAAACTGACATCCGTCGCCGTGCTCCTCGTTTTATCTTGTATAAAGAGATGCTGTAGCGAAAATCATTTGAAAGTGTACTGTTGCGCTGTTTGAACGAAGACGAGGCATATCGAGCGATGCACGAGGCACATTCTGGAATATGTGGAGCTCATCAATCCGGTCCCAAGTTAAATTTTCGGATTAAAAGGATTGGCTACTATTGGCCTACTATGGTCAAAGATTGCATAGAATATGCTCAAAGATGTCAAGCTTGCCAGTTTCATGCAAATTACATTCATCAACCACCTGAGCCGTTACACCAGACCGTTGCTTCTTGACCTTTTGATGCTTGGGGTCTTGATGTTTTGGGGCCATTACCAAAGTCGTCCGGtcaacatttatatatattggcTGCGACCGACTACTTTTCTAAATGGGCTGAAATCATACCGCTCAAGCAAGTTAGAAAGGAAGATGTGGTGAATTTTATTCGTGTGAATATTATTTACCGTTATGGAGTTCCCCGGTACATTATCACTGATAATGAAAAATCCTTCTCAAATAGCTTGatggataaattgtgtgaaaaatttcatctcaagCAACGCAAGTCCTCCATGTTTAATACCCCCGCCAATGGCCTTGCAGAGGCATTCAACAAAACTTTATGTAACTTGTTGAAGAAAGTGGTGGCTAAATCAAAGAAAGATTGTCACGAAAGGATAGGCGAAACTCTTTGGACTTATCGCACCAGGTATCGAATTCCAACACAAGCCACACCATATGCCTTAGTCTATGGTGTAGAAGCTGTCCTGCCCCTTGAGCAACAAATTCCTTCTTTGAGAATTGCTATCTAAGAAGGGCTCACGGAGGAAGAAAATGTTCGCCTGCGCCTTGAAGAATTGAAAGCTTTTGATGAAAAGAGATTGAAGACCCAACAAAATCTCGAATGCTATCAAACCCGTCTCTCTAGAGTTTTTAATAAGAAAGTTCGGCGCCGCTCTTTTCAAGTTGGGGACATGGTACTCGCCGTTCGAAAGCCAATAGTTATGACTCATCGCATTAAAGACAAATTCGTCTCTAAATGGGATGGGCCATACGTTATTCGAGAAGTCTACACGAATGGCGCGTACAAACTGGTGGACAAAGATGGCGTAAAAGTTGGTCCTATAAATGgaaaattcatgaaattatacatgccataaaaaaaaagagaaatactCTATGGCGCATGAGTCTAAACTGCATGTTGCTCTAAACCcgcatgagctaaaactgtggaCAACGACTACCAATAGTGTAGCACGTGGTTAAACTGCTGAAACACTCCACCAAATCTAATGTGGTAAACAAAAGGATACTCCTGACCCGCAAGAGTTTAAACTGTGAATGGTAGGAATTACGTGTGACTTGATTTCCTtttgggatacgtaggcagctTAGAGGGCAACTTCTAAGTTCAGTTACAATTATATAAAACTAAATCCTTTGTCCGGATGATTCttttgttgcaaaaaaaaaaaagagcggtTCTCTTTAACACAGTTCGAATTATTTTGTGACATATACTTGAAAATATATTATTCAGATTACTaaattttttggataattaCTTTTTCAAGTGTGATCAAAATTATGCAAAGATGGAATTGTTTGTATTGCAGTTAATAGTTTAAAATGGTAGCTATTGAAAGAATAAGAAAAAACTTGGACGTCTGTAAGaatgtgaaaaaaaagagaTCAAGCTTCATTATAAAATGTTTGTGCTCATAGCTACACGCTTTGAGCAGGTAACaaaagatgaaatttgaaacaaagTAAAAGATTGCAACTATTCCTAGAATTCAAATGATGACAGCTCCTTTCGGTTGCTTTCAAGTAATGCTTGCATCTTGTCCAAAGTTTGACTCTCTTCAGCAAGTAGGGGTGGGGAATTCTCAATCTTTAGAACTTCATTTTGTAAGTCGACCATTACGCCTTGCACTTGGGTAAGCTCATCTTGCTCTTCGCGTAGCCGTGAAAGTGTCTCCTTCCTGTGAGTATCCAAGAACTCAAGCCGCTTCCTCAACTCGACTTCCTCACGATCAATCTTCTTAAGTTTCAACATGTGTGTTGAGATCTTTTCCGCTTGTTGTTTCTCCTTACTCTGAGCATCTCTAAGATGTTGGGTGGCAGTAGAAAGCAATTCATTATATGAttcaattgaaattttatttaagAGGAAAGATTTCACTGCGACGTAACGAGCTGCATTTGCAAAGAAAGCCTTTAAAAGGCCTTGCAAATTTGAGATATCTGTGGCATTGAAACTTTACATTTCCTCCATGATTTCCCTTGCTTTCATTTCAAGAGCAGGCATGCGCTCCAAGGCTGTTTGAGATATCATCATCCTCAAGTTATTCCACAACATTTGGATATAGTCTCGACGGCATGTTGAGATCACACTTTGGGGGCAAAATTCAGACACTTGAGGTGCTCTCGGCCATGATGGTGGatcgaaaattttgaatttttttttggccgATGGAGTCATATGTTCCGCCTTCTGTGGTGTGATTTGTTGAATCACATTTCCATCCTCTACTGCCTTTTTGGAATTCTCACTAGCACCCATTTGTTGGGTAGAACTGACCacttggttggccaaaagttcaAATGCAGTAGGTCCTTCAATTGATGCTTGGCTTGGTTCtccatcatcaatgaagatcaagTCTTAATCATCCAACTGTAGAGAAAACGTTATGAGACAAATCATGAATATGAAATTGACAAGTAAATTTCAAATGCTAAATTAAAGTAGGCAAGGGGGGTCCTTACAATATTGGCACGGCTTATACCAGACACAGATACATCCGGAATGTCTTTAAAGAGTTCTTTAGGATCTAAACCAGTATCATCCAAAGGGAAAGTCATTACCTTGGATTTCTTACACTTCCAATGCTGGTCCGTGCTAGTGGATTGCTCATCCTCCTCATCAAAAGGCTCGCTCCTCTTCTTCTCATGTGAATTGCAAGAATCATGATCAATGACTTTCACAATTTTTGAAGGAAGGTGAAATGAAGTACCCTTCGGAGATTGTTCATTAGGAGTAAGGTTTTCAAGGGTAACAACCTTGTTGTTTGAACtcttcaaaatttccttctCGTTTCTCACAGTCTTTTGCTTCATCTCAAAACTGTTACCAACTTTGGAGAGATTGTTCAAGTTTGCAAGTTCCTTCCCTTTTGACCTCTTCTGTCCCCACTTGATTGGACACTCTTAATCAAAGTATCCCGCCCTTTGAGGAGGTAATCGTCATGCACCGTAGACCACCATGTTTGAAAGCCTGAAGATGTGTGCTTGCTAGCATTCAAGGGATAGCTAGGAAAAAGTATCTTTGACTCTGTTTTACTGTGAATGGCAGTGCGCCACAGTATTCGACTCAAGTCATAATTTGTGGAACGCACATCTGCTCTGAGTTCCTGTGGAGGAACTTGATAAAACCCAAATTGCCGCGCGAATCTATATGGACTATATGGCTCAACAAGGAAATTCCCTTCAGCAtgcaaaactaagtaatttgagcaGGCGCTTACAAAATAACTTAGTTCGAGATTTGCTAGTTTGCCATCGTCAATAAAAAGTTCATTGCGATTCTTCACAAGAGAAGTGATTTCCCAAGTTGCTTTGTCCCCCTGATGAATGATGTCGCGAGCACTGTTTTCATCAAAGTATGGTGTGCCACCCTCTCCAGAATAGTTGGTCATTGTAGGCCCAGACATGATATTTGGAGTCAAATAATGGGTAGAGAAATAACTTGCTAACCAAACATATACATAGTGCACCAGAACAGCCGCACGCGCACACCCCGGGGTAGttgagtttgaaattttattgaaCGCTCGGTATATGTCTAGCAGGACAGGAACAGCAAGACAAGTCTTACGACCTGCAGCCATCATACTAGCCATTTTGAAAGTAGATGGTCTAATATAATGGAGGTCCTCATCTGGTAAAACAAAAACACAGAGCCAGCAAGATATAAATGCTGCAAGATAGGTCTCTTCCCGCAAGTGAAGTTTAACTCCGATGGTATTAAATACGCCATTGtcttgacttgaaaatttgTGCGGTTGTCCAATTTCGCCATCtgaattttgggttgtttgagtaCGAGATGCCCTCTTTATCCTTCTCTGCTTTGGCTTTGAGTACCTGGTTTTGCCTTTAAATCAGAAGTTAATCCATTGGTCAGCAGAAACTCCAGCTTTGTTGGATTCTCCATGTTGAAAATGATGTAAGGCTGCGAACAGATACTCACAACTTTGTGGAATATGccttaatttcttttcattaaCCCCAATTAGCTCTTCCGCGCATGGGATTACTTCTTCATAGATACCCCCGATGATTGGAAGTCCCCCTAACTTGTGCAAGTCCCAAAGTGAGAGAGACAATTCTCCAACAGATGTATGCAAGGTATTAGTGTCCGGACACCACGCCTCGCAGAATGCTCTAAGTACATGGGGGTTCCTATCATATGTGAAAAGCGAAGCATATAAGGCATCAAACAAGCAATTTTCACGGAGCACTTGTTTGCTCCTGCCGAGGATATCCTCCAACCACTCCCAGTAATTCTCGATGTAACTGAATGCACCACTGAGTCTCAAGGAAGGACCCCAGTGTGCATCTCCATCTATGATCCGCCTGCCAAGGGTTTGAAAAGAAGTTGTCATTGATTCCTTATCGTGAATAAGGGATTTCAAGGAGTAAACCTTCGCGCCATCATCTTGAGGAAGTTCGAGTGACCAATCCTTCAACTCTGAGTATTGGTGAGAAGGCCACTTACCCGAGTAACTTCCTTGTATAGGGGGATGCACCAATAATTTCGTTCCTTTGTCACCAGAGTCACCATCGCTGTCAGTGATaaggagatacttttcgtttgAAGAAGCGACTTCCTTGAACACCACCATTGCATCAAGACTAACCTGCagcaaaaggaaggaaaaagaaagtttggttAAAATGGCATGGTCGGAGATAGTAAAAGCTTCTTGATTTAGGTGAGTTTTattgaagtgggtaatcgtgtcttattttttatgtactcctcaagccataatatggctctcgccttcttcaaattttggtcGCACCTCCTTTtatgtactcctcaagccataatatggCCCTCGTGGGAGTTTACGGTTGCgctttcttcaaattttgatcacacctccttcatgtactcctcaagccataatatggctctcgtgggagtttgcggttgcgccttcttcaaattttggctGCGCCATCTCtttgtactcctcaagccataataggcgctcgtgggagtttgcggttgcacCTTCTTCAAGTTTTGGTTGCGCCATCTTCTTTATACTCCTCAAGCCATTATGggctctcgtgggagtttgcggttgcacTTTCTTCAAAGTGAGGGTCCACCGTGTATGTTGTCGCAAGGGATCCTCCTttcatatcacaaaaaaaattggCATTGACAAGAAGTGAAAATCGTGAGGCATGTGAGTTACCTTAGTGTTTTGAATTCCACGAGCTATAAAGTGTCAAACACAATTGAAACGTCAACTCGCTTCAATGGATGTCAATACAagctgcaacaaaaaaaaaaaaagaaaaaaaaactcataaGAAGGATGCATTTCCAAGAAAGTCGCAATGCATGTGTTGGTGAGCACTTTATATCAGTTATCAATTAAA contains:
- the LOC140014869 gene encoding uncharacterized protein, with the translated sequence MKKDVSFQWDEACSNAFNSIKSYLMKAPVLAAPIHGKPLLLYIAGQERSVGALLAQQNNEGKDVALYYLSRMMTPNELNYSLIEKLCLALIFAIQKLKHYFQSHSVKLIFRANPIKYVMSRPVLSDRLARWYLQLQQFEIIYVLQKAVKGQVLTDFLADHPIPAEWELSDDLPDENVLLIEIRPPWKMYFDGVTHRHGVGARIVFVTLDGGILLYSFTLSQHCSNNVAEYQTLILGLEIAVDMEQLDIQFYGDFQLVINQLLKSYEVKKFELISYHKYATRLMKRLGGANIEGGDTHVVSTYEIDKEDWRQPLVDYLKYQKLPEEQRRKTDIRRRAPRFILYKEML